One Pieris rapae chromosome 7, ilPieRapa1.1, whole genome shotgun sequence genomic window carries:
- the LOC110993598 gene encoding protein anon-37Cs-like, whose protein sequence is MKIPSKLISKIKWQNLIKRWKSDSPPMLFDCGPDLEDRGICGVEACNADKCYEEPRVVIVGAGMAGLSAAARLSQRGINNIVVLEAYERPGGRILSCWLGDIVAELGASWQPKNVSTHPIYSLSTFEDPPRPGVPGVEHPRGLFNNVVSGKMPFPSTITAYHKFRQIEEEAAQIYCLGGNKQQGSLINFMSLRIQQELHEYPEEQQHDAARIMFGLTHMLHARCGDDIGLLCADHSGCYMNMPGGDVRVPLGHVGILAPFLRQIPEGAIRYCKPVNCIYWGTCMKSGCRAYVYTTDGEEFQADYVILTPSIGVLCSNAVKLFCPSLPAGKVDALKCLCLGACNKVYLEYYRPFWYWHKGDINFKFEPCSIVDRCDWTRGIKSIEMVPSSKHVLSILVEGPEAAVMENLTDKDVAEGVTEILRMYTGNQYIPYPATVLRSFWSSDPYFLGAYSTDCANTDGYAQRCLACPVPGPSEPIPPILLFAGEATVPGMNGTVAAARLSGIREAERIVKLTLQYKGPPLPYGWCTPCPPCEPKKQKMKA, encoded by the exons atgaaaattccAAGTAAACTTATTTCCAAAATCAAATGGCAAAATCTAATCAAAAGATG GAAATCAGACAGTCCGCCCATGCTCTTTGATTGCGGTCCAGATTTAGAAGACCGTGGAATATGCGGCGTTGAGGCATGTAATGCAGATAAATGTTATGAAGAACCACGTGTAGTGATTGTTGGTGCTGGAATGGCAGGTCTATCAGCCGCTGCTCGATTATCTCAACGGGGTATCAACAATATTGTGGTACTGGAAGCATATGAAAG ACCCGGGGGCCGAATACTTTCATGTTGGCTAGGTGATATTGTTGCTGAACTGGGTGCCAGTTGGCAACCTAAAAACGTATCAACTCATCCAATCTATTCTTTATCTACTTTTGAAGACCCTCCTCGGCCAGGAGTGCCTGGTGTAGAGCATCCCCgaggtttatttaataatgtcgTCTCTGGTAAAATGCCCTTCCCTTCAACGATTACAGCATATCATAAATTCCGTCAGATTGAAGAGGAAGCTGCCCAAATATATTGTCTCGGTGGAAATAAACAGCAAGGCtctcttattaattttatgagcTTAAGAATTCAACAAGAACTACATGAATATCCCGAAGAACAGCAGCATGATGCTGCTAGGATAATGTTTGGGCTTACACACATGCTACATGCAAGGTGTGGAGATGATATAGGATTACTCTGTGCTGATCATTCTGGATGTTATATGAACATGCCTGGGGGAGACGTTCGCGTTCCTTTAGGCCACGTCGGTATACTCGCACCCTTTTTGCGTCAAATTCCAGAAGGGGCAATACGTTACTGTAAACCTGTAAATTGCATTTACTGGGGTACCTGTATGAAGTCGGGCTGTCGCGCATATGTTTATACAACCGATGGTGAAGAGTTTCAGGCCGACTATGTCATTCTTACCCCATCTATAGGAGTGCTATGTTCGAATGCTGTGAAACTTTTCTGTCCCTCGCTTCCTGCCGGTAAAGTGGAtgctttaaaatgtttatgtttagGCGCTTGTAACAAAGTATACCTAGAATACTATCGTCCGTTTTGGTATTGGCACAAAGgtgacattaattttaaatttgagcCATGTTCAATAGTAGATCGTTGTGATTGGACTCGGGGAATAAAGTCTATAGAAATGGTACCAAGTAGCAAGCATGTTCTCAGTATATTAGTAGAAGGACCAGAAGCTGCTGTGATGGAAAATTTAACGGATAAAGATGTAGCTGAAGGTGTAACAGAGATTTTAAGGATGTATACAGGGAACCAGTACATACCATATCCTGCTACTGTGTTACGATCCTTTTGGTCTTCTGATCCTTATTTCCTGGGAGCGTATTCGACTGACTGTGCCAATACTGATGGGTACGCGCAAAGATGTCTTGCGTGTCCTGTTCCGGGACCGAGTGAACCAATACCACCCATACTGTTATTTGCTGGTGAGGCAACGGTACCTGGTATGAACGGAACAGTCGCTGCAGCTCGCCTGAGCGGGATAAGAGAAGCTGAAAGAATTGTAAAACTAACTTTACAGTATAAAGGTCCACCCTTACCCTACGGGTGGTGTACTCCATGTCCACCATGTGAACCAAAGAAACAAAAGATGAAGGCTTAA